The Agromyces mangrovi genome contains a region encoding:
- a CDS encoding alpha/beta fold hydrolase, whose translation MPTLLLHGLGSDRRTPLELFGPVVLDVSGAEERIVAPDVRAHGASDRIGTADRFTLDALAAEVAADARDGADPAEPAESAPFTIVGISLGAALAVRIALGALLPVERLVLVRPSFTDRPLPDNLMAFPVIAELLRRYGPYQGMRFFRRTGAFQKVDTVSHAGGVGLLHQFRVHEATARAIRLTEIPRNRAFRDDAELASLTAAGIESLVVGAPRDPVHPLALAERWAGALGAPLERVPARDEGQAAHTEAVRAAVASFLRG comes from the coding sequence GTGCCGACGCTGCTGCTGCACGGGCTCGGGTCCGACCGCCGCACGCCGCTCGAGCTGTTCGGCCCGGTCGTGCTCGACGTGTCGGGCGCCGAGGAACGCATCGTCGCGCCGGACGTGCGCGCCCACGGGGCATCCGACCGCATCGGCACCGCCGACCGCTTCACGCTCGACGCCCTCGCCGCCGAGGTCGCGGCCGACGCCCGCGACGGGGCCGACCCGGCCGAGCCGGCCGAGTCCGCACCCTTCACGATCGTCGGCATCTCGTTGGGCGCCGCGCTCGCAGTGCGCATCGCGCTCGGCGCGCTGCTCCCGGTCGAGCGGCTCGTGCTCGTGCGCCCCTCGTTCACCGACCGGCCGCTGCCCGACAACCTGATGGCGTTCCCCGTGATCGCCGAGCTGCTGCGCCGGTACGGCCCGTACCAGGGCATGCGCTTCTTCCGCCGCACGGGCGCGTTCCAGAAGGTCGACACGGTCTCGCACGCGGGCGGCGTCGGGCTGCTGCACCAGTTCCGCGTGCACGAGGCGACCGCCCGGGCCATCCGGCTCACCGAGATCCCGCGCAATCGCGCGTTCCGCGACGACGCCGAGCTCGCCTCGCTCACGGCGGCCGGCATCGAGTCGCTCGTCGTCGGGGCACCGCGCGACCCGGTGCATCCGCTCGCCCTCGCCGAGCGCTGGGCCGGCGCCCTCGGGGCGCCCCTCGAACGCGTGCCGGCGCGCGACGAGGGGCAGGCCGCGCACACGGAGGCGGTGCGCGCCGCGGTCGCGAGCTTCCTGCGCGGCTAG
- a CDS encoding pyridoxamine 5'-phosphate oxidase family protein, with amino-acid sequence MADVTTEQVWGELAKRPFVVVGTTTAHGEARTAGVLPHVADGVVWFTTYARMWKARHIAANPHVSVTAPVHRRVWFAPWVRVPDATITFRGTAELVPAERMPREALDALTHGLDLTEDGPDGPLVGVAVRPVGDFVTYGIGVPVMAMTDPARAAGRVSTGTPAERFTPAAA; translated from the coding sequence ATGGCAGACGTGACGACCGAGCAGGTCTGGGGAGAACTGGCGAAGCGACCGTTCGTCGTGGTGGGCACGACCACCGCGCACGGCGAGGCGCGCACCGCGGGGGTGCTCCCCCACGTGGCCGACGGCGTGGTGTGGTTCACGACCTACGCGCGCATGTGGAAGGCCCGGCACATCGCGGCCAACCCGCACGTGTCGGTGACCGCGCCGGTCCACCGACGCGTCTGGTTCGCACCGTGGGTACGCGTGCCCGACGCGACGATCACCTTCCGCGGCACCGCGGAGCTGGTGCCGGCCGAGCGGATGCCCCGCGAGGCGCTGGACGCCCTCACCCACGGGCTCGACCTCACCGAGGACGGCCCCGACGGCCCGCTCGTGGGCGTCGCGGTGCGCCCGGTGGGCGACTTCGTCACCTACGGCATCGGCGTGCCGGTCATGGCGATGACGGACCCGGCCCGCGCGGCGGGTCGGGTGTCGACGGGCACGCCCGCCGAGCGGTTCACGCCCGCCGCAGCCTGA
- a CDS encoding response regulator transcription factor, translated as MPSSLSREQPHAEHRSPAIAKPDGSPVRVLVVDDEAQLADLLKMALRYEGWEVRTAGDGQAALRVAREFRPDAIVLDVMLPDIDGLEVLQRLRAEGDETPVLFLTAKDSLDDRLAGLTAGGDDYVTKPFSLEEVVARLRGLIRRFVRSAAATDPVLAVGDLTLDEDSYEVARAGEAIELTATEFELLRFLMRNPRRVLSKAQILDRVWSYDFGGKASVVELYISYLRKKIDAGREPMIHTVRGAGYMIKATT; from the coding sequence ATGCCCTCTTCCCTCAGCCGCGAGCAGCCGCACGCCGAACATCGCAGCCCCGCCATCGCCAAGCCCGACGGCAGCCCCGTGCGGGTGCTCGTCGTCGACGACGAGGCGCAGCTGGCCGACCTGCTGAAGATGGCCCTGCGCTACGAGGGCTGGGAGGTGCGCACCGCGGGCGACGGCCAGGCCGCCCTGCGGGTGGCGCGCGAGTTCCGCCCCGACGCGATCGTGCTCGACGTGATGCTGCCCGACATCGACGGGCTCGAGGTGCTGCAGCGCCTGCGCGCCGAGGGCGACGAGACCCCCGTGCTCTTCCTCACCGCGAAGGACTCGCTCGACGACCGCCTCGCGGGCCTCACCGCGGGCGGCGACGACTACGTCACCAAGCCGTTCAGCCTGGAAGAGGTCGTGGCGAGGCTCCGCGGGCTCATCCGCCGCTTCGTGCGCTCGGCCGCGGCGACCGACCCCGTGCTCGCGGTCGGCGACCTCACGCTCGACGAGGACTCCTACGAGGTGGCCCGCGCCGGCGAGGCGATCGAACTCACCGCGACCGAGTTCGAGCTGCTCCGCTTCCTCATGCGCAACCCGCGCCGCGTGCTCTCGAAGGCGCAGATCCTCGACCGGGTCTGGTCGTACGACTTCGGCGGCAAGGCCAGCGTGGTCGAGCTCTACATCTCCTACCTCCGCAAGAAGATCGACGCGGGCCGCGAGCCCATGATCCACACCGTGCGCGGGGCCGGCTACATGATCAAGGCGACGACGTGA
- a CDS encoding alpha/beta fold hydrolase, whose product MEPGDQLIRYAEVGGRQVAWTSVGSGPPLVLGGWWCSHLALDWEQAQFRDLVATLAAHRTVIRYDRPGGGASGHDDPPPADLDEELALLEGIVDVAVSDAPVTMFGVSSGGAVSSRFAAAHPDRVDALVMYGTFANGAEIAPPQARQGLLEVIGTHWGFGSRVLADLFLPEATAAERDEFVAYQRRSASRESAAASMAELYAFDSTGHLGRVRAPTLVLHRREDRAIPFALGADVASRIPGAELVELHGLDHFPWRGDRRAVTDAVLRFLGEEAEPAPTAGPEASAPEPPTTDLSARELEVLRLVARGDTDQQIAQALVLSPHTVHRHLANIRTKLGVPSRAAAAAWASRHDLI is encoded by the coding sequence GTGGAGCCCGGGGATCAGCTGATCCGCTACGCCGAGGTCGGCGGCCGACAGGTCGCCTGGACCTCGGTCGGCTCCGGCCCGCCGCTCGTGCTCGGCGGCTGGTGGTGCAGCCACCTCGCGCTCGACTGGGAGCAGGCGCAGTTCCGCGACCTGGTCGCGACGCTCGCCGCCCATCGCACGGTGATCCGCTACGACCGGCCCGGCGGCGGCGCCTCCGGGCACGACGACCCGCCGCCCGCCGACCTCGACGAGGAGCTCGCGCTGCTCGAGGGCATCGTCGACGTCGCCGTGAGCGATGCACCGGTCACCATGTTCGGGGTCTCCTCGGGCGGCGCGGTGTCGTCGCGGTTCGCCGCCGCGCACCCCGATCGGGTCGACGCGCTCGTCATGTACGGCACGTTCGCGAACGGCGCCGAGATCGCCCCGCCGCAGGCCCGGCAGGGGCTGCTCGAGGTGATCGGCACGCACTGGGGCTTCGGGTCGCGGGTGCTCGCCGACCTGTTCCTGCCCGAGGCCACGGCCGCCGAGCGCGACGAGTTCGTCGCCTACCAGCGGCGGTCGGCGTCGCGGGAGTCGGCGGCGGCCTCGATGGCGGAGCTGTACGCCTTCGACTCGACCGGCCACCTCGGCCGGGTGCGGGCGCCGACCCTCGTGCTGCACCGCCGCGAGGACCGCGCGATCCCGTTCGCGCTCGGCGCCGACGTGGCCTCGCGCATCCCGGGCGCGGAGCTCGTCGAGCTGCACGGGCTCGACCACTTCCCGTGGCGCGGCGACCGGCGCGCGGTGACGGATGCGGTGCTGCGGTTCCTCGGGGAGGAGGCCGAGCCCGCACCGACGGCCGGCCCCGAGGCATCCGCTCCTGAACCGCCCACGACCGACCTGAGTGCGCGCGAGCTCGAGGTGCTGCGGCTCGTCGCGCGCGGCGACACCGACCAGCAGATCGCACAGGCCCTCGTGCTGAGCCCGCACACCGTGCACCGGCACCTCGCGAACATCCGCACCAAGCTCGGCGTGCCCTCGCGTGCCGCGGCGGCGGCCTGGGCCTCGCGGCACGACCTCATCTGA
- a CDS encoding ABC transporter ATP-binding protein, which translates to MYTLEKVGKTYKQSSRIVTALQDVSLTIPAGQMVAIQGPTGGGKSTLLQMLGALDRPTTGDVKLGDDLLSKLPDRKLAKLRAKEIGFVFQGFNLIPTLTAQENVETALEPQGVPAEERRRRASDALAQVGLAERAGHVPSELSGGQQQRVAIARALVKEPDVLLADEPTGNLDEQTRDEIMDLLEGLWRDRGLTLVIVTHDSAVARRAERRLRIAGGSVQEI; encoded by the coding sequence ATGTACACCCTCGAGAAGGTCGGCAAGACCTACAAGCAGTCGTCGCGCATCGTGACCGCGCTGCAGGACGTCTCGCTCACCATCCCTGCCGGCCAGATGGTCGCGATCCAGGGCCCGACCGGCGGGGGCAAGTCGACGCTGCTGCAGATGCTCGGCGCCCTCGACCGGCCGACCACCGGCGACGTGAAGCTGGGCGACGACCTGCTGTCGAAGCTGCCCGACCGCAAGCTCGCGAAGCTCCGCGCGAAGGAGATCGGGTTCGTCTTCCAGGGCTTCAACCTCATCCCCACGCTCACCGCGCAGGAGAACGTCGAGACGGCGCTCGAGCCGCAGGGCGTGCCGGCCGAGGAGCGCCGCCGACGGGCATCCGACGCCCTCGCCCAGGTCGGCCTCGCCGAGCGCGCCGGGCACGTGCCGAGCGAGCTCTCGGGCGGCCAGCAGCAGCGCGTCGCCATCGCGCGGGCCCTCGTGAAGGAGCCCGACGTGCTGCTGGCCGACGAGCCCACGGGCAACCTCGACGAGCAGACCCGCGACGAGATCATGGACCTCCTCGAGGGACTCTGGCGCGACCGCGGGCTCACGCTCGTGATCGTGACCCACGACTCCGCGGTTGCCAGGCGCGCCGAACGGCGGCTGCGGATCGCGGGCGGATCGGTGCAGGAGATCTGA
- a CDS encoding glycosyltransferase, whose protein sequence is MRILVATTANLGHFLPTVALARACAAAGHEVRVAAPGSFAPAVAGAGLAFAPVGDPDPAEIGRTFGSIAHLPMMERDARVVADVFGRIDARAALPAMSELLDGFRPDLVLRDPAEIASLVAAEVRGAPHATVAIGTTSMLGLFAERLAEPLAEFEAEHGLAAGRLTGAAAAAPRFTRVPASFDDPPAASDPTVVRFRDGDADAVPEAAPLPEWGDAGAPLVYVSFGTVAGNFPDAGDRYRRALDGLADVPVRVLLTTGSGFDPEALRPWPGNALVERWRPQAEVLPHAAAVVGHGGFGTTTAALAAGLPQVVVPLFAFDQHLNAERVADRGVGVRVADGPELAHGLREAVASVLGDPEVAATARRVADEMAALPTAPEVVPGLLAVAAGRADA, encoded by the coding sequence ATGCGCATCCTCGTTGCGACGACCGCGAACCTGGGGCACTTCCTGCCGACGGTGGCACTGGCCCGGGCGTGCGCGGCAGCGGGGCACGAGGTGCGGGTCGCCGCGCCCGGCTCGTTCGCGCCGGCGGTCGCAGGCGCCGGGCTCGCATTCGCGCCGGTCGGCGACCCGGACCCCGCCGAGATCGGGCGCACGTTCGGGTCGATCGCGCACCTGCCGATGATGGAGCGCGACGCCCGGGTCGTCGCCGACGTGTTCGGGCGCATCGACGCGCGGGCCGCGCTGCCCGCCATGTCGGAACTGCTCGACGGGTTCCGGCCCGACCTGGTGCTGCGCGACCCGGCGGAGATCGCCTCGCTCGTCGCCGCCGAGGTGCGGGGCGCGCCGCACGCGACCGTCGCGATCGGCACCACGTCGATGCTCGGGCTGTTCGCCGAGCGACTCGCCGAGCCGCTCGCCGAGTTCGAGGCCGAGCACGGGCTCGCGGCCGGCCGGCTCACCGGCGCCGCGGCCGCAGCGCCGCGGTTCACGCGCGTGCCCGCGTCGTTCGACGATCCGCCCGCAGCATCCGACCCGACCGTCGTGCGCTTCCGCGACGGTGATGCGGATGCCGTGCCGGAGGCGGCGCCGCTGCCCGAGTGGGGCGACGCTGGTGCGCCGTTGGTGTACGTCTCGTTCGGCACGGTCGCCGGGAACTTCCCCGACGCGGGAGATCGCTACCGGCGCGCGCTCGACGGGCTCGCCGACGTTCCGGTGCGCGTGCTGCTCACGACCGGCTCGGGGTTCGATCCGGAGGCGCTGCGGCCCTGGCCCGGCAACGCACTCGTGGAGCGTTGGCGTCCGCAGGCCGAGGTGCTGCCGCACGCCGCCGCCGTCGTCGGACACGGCGGATTCGGCACGACCACGGCCGCGCTCGCCGCCGGGCTGCCGCAGGTCGTCGTGCCGCTGTTCGCGTTCGACCAGCACCTGAACGCCGAGCGCGTCGCCGATCGTGGCGTGGGCGTGCGCGTCGCCGACGGGCCAGAGCTCGCCCACGGGCTGCGCGAGGCCGTGGCATCCGTGCTGGGCGACCCGGAGGTCGCGGCCACCGCTCGGCGTGTGGCCGACGAGATGGCGGCGCTGCCGACTGCGCCGGAGGTCGTGCCCGGGCTGCTCGCGGTCGCCGCGGGCCGCGCGGACGCCTAG
- a CDS encoding TetR/AcrR family transcriptional regulator, whose protein sequence is MEPTAVAGREALLASLERLARERGLANVGLREVARDAGLSHAAPAHFFGSREGMLRALAGEGLRLLYEDVCEAQETPGAVGRERLVVDALAFVRFALAHPAHFDAVFRTPAALRGDAQFEATRAEALGSLRELVELVRAEGGLGPDADVDTVVLQHWALSHGVASLAIDGMLGPDGDPAITEAAERIVRGHVAGLP, encoded by the coding sequence ATGGAACCCACCGCCGTGGCCGGCCGCGAGGCGCTGCTCGCCTCGCTCGAACGGCTCGCGCGCGAGCGCGGGCTCGCCAACGTCGGCCTGCGCGAGGTCGCGCGCGACGCCGGGCTCTCCCACGCGGCGCCAGCGCACTTCTTCGGCTCGCGCGAGGGCATGCTGCGCGCGCTCGCCGGCGAGGGGCTGCGGCTGCTCTACGAGGACGTCTGCGAGGCGCAGGAGACGCCCGGAGCGGTCGGTCGCGAGCGGCTGGTCGTCGACGCGCTCGCGTTCGTGCGCTTCGCCCTGGCGCATCCGGCCCACTTCGACGCGGTCTTCCGCACTCCCGCGGCGCTCCGCGGCGACGCCCAGTTCGAGGCGACGCGCGCCGAGGCGCTCGGGTCGCTGCGCGAGCTGGTCGAGCTCGTGCGTGCCGAGGGCGGGCTCGGGCCGGACGCCGACGTCGACACGGTCGTGCTGCAGCACTGGGCCCTGAGCCACGGGGTCGCGTCGCTCGCGATCGACGGCATGCTCGGGCCCGACGGCGACCCTGCGATCACCGAGGCTGCCGAGCGCATCGTGCGTGGGCACGTCGCCGGGCTGCCGTAG
- a CDS encoding YqaJ viral recombinase family protein has protein sequence MTDTLPAASAVSTEPGRPRHPHESRIVADSKDRVAWLRARSQGITATDAARLASHTAVRQLAWEKLHGTSGFTGGRAIDHGRIREPVIARWMHEHHGIRGSSLLFHAAGDRRHLATPDGLRVTDDGVLELAEIKTTGKAWRGIPRHYLRQVWWQQYVLGAERTLVVWEQHEDFVPLGEPKCRWVDRDEDQIAMLVDRADDLLAMLRSGRTA, from the coding sequence GTGACCGACACGCTGCCCGCGGCATCCGCCGTCTCGACCGAGCCCGGCCGGCCGCGCCACCCCCACGAGTCGCGCATCGTCGCCGACTCGAAGGACCGCGTGGCCTGGCTGCGGGCGCGGTCGCAGGGCATCACGGCGACGGATGCGGCCCGGCTGGCGTCGCACACGGCCGTGCGCCAGCTCGCGTGGGAGAAGCTGCACGGCACGTCGGGGTTCACCGGCGGGCGCGCGATCGACCACGGCCGCATCCGCGAGCCCGTCATCGCGCGCTGGATGCACGAGCACCACGGCATCCGGGGCAGCTCGCTGCTGTTCCACGCCGCGGGCGACCGGCGGCATCTCGCGACGCCCGACGGCCTGCGCGTGACCGACGACGGGGTGCTGGAACTCGCTGAGATCAAGACGACCGGCAAGGCCTGGCGCGGCATCCCCCGCCACTACCTGCGCCAGGTGTGGTGGCAGCAGTACGTGCTCGGCGCCGAGCGCACGCTCGTCGTCTGGGAGCAGCACGAGGACTTCGTGCCGCTGGGTGAGCCGAAGTGCCGCTGGGTCGACCGCGACGAGGACCAGATCGCGATGCTCGTCGACCGCGCCGACGACCTGCTCGCCATGCTCCGCTCCGGCCGCACCGCCTGA
- a CDS encoding sensor histidine kinase: MTDATGGRRPWTLERRLIIALVALLAAVSAVVGTVSVVVVHTNLVDRVDDQLASATERGRVAIIEPPPGASGDDDGRVLAARGQAVGTIAGIVLDDEVRQAAVLEEDGEIGQLDADQLAALSSVPADFQPHSVDLGGDLGAYRAMVVGTPGGARFVIALPLAIVEATTAQLATVITLVAIAGLALAALIGSVLVRRALVPLQRVAATAERVSTLPLERGEVELADRVPDSDTDERTEVGRVGASFNRMLDHVGSALSARAESEAKVRRFVGDASHELRTPIASIRGYAELTRRSTEEVPPDAAHALDRIESESLRMSALVDDLLLLARLDEGRELRRDEVDLSALVVDVVGDAHVAGPGHRWELDVPEEPVLVSGDLSRLHQVLANLLANARVHTPEGTAVSVALAVDGPDAVVTVADDGPGIDPDLQRTLFERFARGDASRSRATGSTGLGLAIARAVVVAHGGTIDVESEPGRTVFTVRLRRA; the protein is encoded by the coding sequence GTGACGGATGCCACGGGCGGGCGCCGCCCCTGGACCCTCGAGCGCCGCCTGATCATCGCGCTCGTCGCGCTGCTCGCGGCGGTCAGCGCCGTCGTCGGCACCGTGAGCGTGGTGGTCGTGCACACCAACCTCGTCGACCGCGTCGACGACCAGCTCGCGTCGGCGACCGAGCGCGGCCGGGTCGCGATCATCGAGCCGCCGCCCGGCGCGTCCGGCGACGACGACGGCCGCGTGCTCGCCGCCCGCGGGCAGGCCGTCGGCACCATCGCGGGCATCGTGCTCGACGACGAGGTGCGCCAGGCCGCCGTGCTCGAGGAGGACGGCGAGATCGGGCAGCTCGACGCCGACCAGCTCGCCGCGCTGTCGAGCGTGCCCGCCGACTTCCAACCGCACTCGGTCGACCTGGGCGGCGACCTCGGTGCGTATCGCGCCATGGTCGTCGGCACGCCGGGCGGGGCCCGGTTCGTCATCGCGCTGCCGCTCGCGATCGTCGAGGCGACCACGGCGCAGCTCGCGACGGTGATCACGCTCGTCGCGATCGCCGGGCTCGCGCTGGCGGCACTCATCGGCAGCGTGCTGGTGCGGCGCGCGCTGGTGCCGCTGCAGCGGGTCGCCGCCACCGCCGAACGCGTCTCCACGCTGCCGCTCGAGCGCGGCGAGGTCGAGCTCGCCGACCGAGTGCCCGACTCCGACACCGACGAGCGCACCGAGGTCGGGCGCGTCGGTGCATCCTTCAACCGCATGCTCGACCACGTCGGCTCCGCGCTCAGCGCGCGCGCCGAGAGCGAGGCGAAGGTGCGACGGTTCGTCGGCGACGCGAGCCACGAGCTGCGCACGCCGATCGCGTCGATCCGCGGCTACGCCGAGCTCACCCGCCGCTCGACCGAGGAGGTGCCGCCCGACGCGGCGCACGCGCTCGACCGCATCGAGTCGGAGTCGCTGCGCATGTCGGCCCTCGTCGACGACCTGCTGCTGCTCGCCCGCCTCGACGAGGGGCGCGAGCTGCGACGCGACGAGGTCGACCTGTCGGCGCTCGTGGTCGACGTGGTCGGCGACGCGCACGTCGCGGGTCCGGGCCACCGGTGGGAGCTCGACGTGCCCGAGGAGCCCGTGCTCGTCTCGGGCGACCTGTCGCGCCTGCACCAGGTGCTCGCGAACCTGCTCGCGAACGCGCGCGTGCACACGCCGGAGGGCACGGCCGTATCGGTGGCCCTCGCGGTCGACGGGCCGGACGCCGTGGTGACGGTGGCCGACGACGGGCCGGGCATCGATCCCGACCTGCAGCGCACCCTGTTCGAGCGCTTCGCCCGCGGAGACGCCTCGCGCTCGCGCGCGACCGGCAGCACCGGGCTCGGCCTCGCGATCGCCCGTGCCGTGGTGGTCGCGCACGGCGGCACGATCGACGTCGAGTCCGAGCCCGGGCGCACCGTGTTCACCGTCAGGCTGCGGCGGGCGTGA
- a CDS encoding ABC transporter permease: MRDAQASVLESVYGVGTDITVTQAPTGPGEGGPGGGRFEFGAEDGETDDAEGSTTVSDSRLTAGIGTATFDDTALDTALSTEGVADAAAALSLTNTTFSGELPDFSQLQQGGGGAPGEAGGEAPPAGGADGAGGSAFDVDSFTVLGIDPAASALGPLSSAAVTDGRGLEATDAGADVALLDSAYATTAELVVGDSIDVGGTTMEIVGLVTADTADASTGANVYLPLDTAQALAGLEGQVSTVYVQAASSTEITAVQASLEEALPEATVNTQEDLASSVSGSLASASTLVSSLGLWLSVAVLAAAFLIAVLFTVSGVTRRTREFGTLKAIGWSNRRVVGQVAGESLVQGLIGGALGIVIGLVGIGVITLIQPTLSGSAGSVQAFGGGQGAAAGAAETGERVAIAGPGGGAFGAATSTATDIVLTAPVTMSVVLVAVGLAVLGGLVAGAIGGWRASRLRPAEALRSVA, encoded by the coding sequence GTGCGCGACGCACAGGCATCCGTGCTCGAGTCGGTCTACGGCGTCGGCACCGACATCACCGTCACCCAGGCGCCCACCGGCCCGGGCGAGGGCGGCCCCGGGGGCGGCCGCTTCGAGTTCGGCGCCGAGGACGGCGAGACCGACGACGCCGAGGGCTCGACCACGGTCTCCGACTCGCGCCTGACGGCGGGCATCGGCACCGCCACCTTCGACGACACCGCCCTCGACACCGCGCTGTCGACCGAGGGGGTGGCGGATGCCGCTGCGGCACTGTCGCTCACGAACACGACCTTCTCGGGCGAGCTGCCCGACTTCTCGCAGCTGCAGCAGGGCGGCGGGGGCGCGCCCGGCGAGGCGGGCGGCGAGGCTCCACCGGCCGGCGGCGCGGACGGTGCCGGGGGCAGCGCGTTCGACGTCGACTCGTTCACCGTGCTCGGCATCGACCCCGCGGCATCCGCGCTCGGACCACTGTCGTCGGCCGCCGTCACCGACGGTCGCGGGCTCGAGGCGACGGATGCGGGTGCCGACGTGGCACTCCTCGACTCCGCGTACGCCACGACCGCCGAGCTCGTCGTCGGCGACTCGATCGACGTCGGCGGCACGACCATGGAGATCGTCGGCCTCGTGACGGCCGACACCGCCGACGCCTCGACCGGCGCCAACGTGTACCTGCCGCTCGACACCGCGCAGGCGCTCGCCGGCCTCGAGGGCCAGGTCTCCACGGTCTACGTGCAGGCCGCGTCGTCGACCGAGATCACCGCCGTACAGGCGAGCCTCGAGGAGGCGCTGCCCGAGGCGACCGTGAACACCCAGGAGGACCTCGCGTCGTCGGTCTCCGGCTCGCTCGCCTCGGCGTCAACGCTCGTCTCGTCGCTCGGCCTGTGGCTGTCGGTCGCGGTGCTCGCCGCCGCGTTCCTCATCGCCGTGCTCTTCACGGTGTCGGGCGTGACCCGCCGCACCCGCGAGTTCGGCACCCTCAAGGCCATCGGCTGGTCGAACCGCCGCGTGGTCGGCCAGGTCGCGGGCGAGTCGCTCGTGCAGGGCCTCATCGGCGGTGCGCTCGGCATCGTCATCGGCCTCGTCGGCATCGGCGTCATCACGCTCATCCAGCCCACGCTGTCGGGTTCGGCGGGCTCGGTGCAGGCGTTCGGCGGCGGCCAGGGTGCTGCGGCCGGCGCGGCGGAGACCGGCGAGCGCGTGGCGATCGCCGGGCCGGGAGGCGGCGCGTTCGGTGCGGCGACGTCCACGGCCACCGACATCGTGCTCACCGCACCCGTGACCATGTCGGTCGTGCTCGTCGCGGTCGGCCTGGCCGTGCTCGGCGGCCTGGTCGCCGGCGCGATCGGCGGCTGGCGCGCCTCGCGGCTGCGCCCGGCCGAGGCACTCCGGAGCGTCGCATGA